Part of the Candidatus Nomurabacteria bacterium genome is shown below.
GTCCTTCTAGCTGATTAATTACATGCTTAGAATGCGACGCTTCTGTAATAACAAAAATATGATCATTTTTTGCCAACCGCTGTACGCGGTCAACCGTATTCTGCAACAAGCTTTTATCATTAGTCAGGCTTAATAAGTGTTTGGGGTAGTCTTTGGTGCTAAGGGGCCACAGCCGCGTGCCAGAACCCCCCGCAATAATAACTGCAATCATAGCCTGCCATACTCCTAGACGGTTAGTTTATATCCAATTTTGTCAGCAACCTCTTTAACCCATCGGTTGACCATATCTAACTGGTGACCCATAACTAATCTCTCGTCTTCAGAAATTTCGAGCTGTTTTTCTATTGAATCAAGCCTGTTTAAAATACTTTGAATATCTACTTTTTTGGCGGTGTCGTCTAGCTTATCTTCAATAATATCTAACTTCTTAGAAACATACGTAAAAAGTTTTGTAAATTCATCTTGTGACATATATGAATTATATACCACTCTACGTATAATCACATTGTCTGTTCTCTTTAATCCGTTAAATCTCTGAAAATGAATAATGCTATTTGGTAACTTACATGTTGTTAAATATACTTATGCAAGCGACCCCTATTAATACAACAAACTATAGTGACTATTGGTAGTACAATATACATATGGCAAAACTACTTGTTACAGGTGGTGCGGGGTTTATTGGGGCAAACTTCGTGCATTTCACCCTAAATAATCGCCCCGAACATCAAGTAACCGTAATAGATAAACTCACCTATGCTGGCAATCCAGATAATGTAGAATCTATCTTAGATAAAATAGAGTTTATAACTGGTGATATCTGCGATAAAGACCTAATGGATGATTTAGTCGCAAAGAACGATATTGTGGTACATTTTGCCGCAGAATCACATAACGATAATAGCCTGCGTGACCCTTGGCCATTTATAAACACGAACATCGTTGGTACCTATACGATTTTAGAAGCCGTGCGCAAGCACAATAAACGCCTGCATCACATCTCCACTGATGAAGTATATGGCGATCTAGAGCTAAACGACTCAGCTAAGTTTACAGAAACCACTCCTTACAACGCGTCTAGCCCGTATTCTAGCAGCAAAGCAAGCTCAGATTTACTTGTAAAGGCATGGGTAAGAAGCTTTGGCTTGCAGGCAACTATAAGCAACTGCTCTAATAACTACGGCCCCATGCAACACATAGAAAAGATGATTCCCCGTCAAATTACTAATATTTTAAGTGATATTAAGCCAAAGTTGTATGGTACGGGCGAACAAGTGCGCGATTGGATACACGTAGACGACCACAACGCAGCAGTACATACCATTCTAGAAAAAGGAAAATTAGGAGAATTGTACCTAATAGGTGCCAACGGCGAACAAAACAACAAAACCATTTTTGAAATGTTACTAGAGCTTATGGGCAAACCAAAAGACTGGTACGATCACGTAAATGACCGCCCCGGTCACGACCAACGCTACGCCATAGATAGCACCAAGTTGCAGGCAGAACTAGGCTGGGAGCCAAAATACACGAACCTTAAAGAAGGTTTGCAAGCTACCATAGATTGGTACACCAACAACAAACCTTGGTGGCAAGCAGAAAAAGCCAAAGTAGAAGCCGCCTACGCCCAGAAAGGCCAATAAGTGTCCCTGCAAAGAAAAAAGTTATCATCTAGAATTGTGTATAAAAACCCCTGGATTAAAATACACGAAGACACAACTATCACACCTAGTGGCAATAAAGGTATCTACGGATATTTAGAATCAAGAGATTCTTGCATGATAGTAGCCGTAAATGAAAAACAACAAATCTTTTTAGTCTACAGCTATCGGTACCCGTCTAAATCTTACGGCTGGGAGTTACCTGGCGGTGGCGGAGACAACCAAGATTTATTAACTGCTTCTAAGCGCGAACTAGAAGAAGAAACTGGGATAATTGCCAATAATTGGGAGGTCTTAGGGTCGGCATATGTTTGCAACGGGTTTATGACAGAAAAAATGGCAGTATATCTAGCCAGCGACTTGAGCTTTGCCGGTAAAAAAGAAGATTCTGACGAAACATTTGAAGACATGCGTTTTTTCTCTCGTGAAAAAATTAGCAAAATGATACAAAATGGTGATATTAATGATTGCCAAACCCTTGCTGGTTTGCAATATTATGAAACTTGGCTACAAGATAAGGATACAAACTAAATAATGGCAGATTGGCAAAAACTTAGCTCTAAGATAGTGTATGAAAACCGCTGGTTAATAGTGTACGAAGACCAAGTAATCACCCCTGCCGGCAACGAATCAATATACGGCTATATGCGCTATAGGTGTGATGTAGTGTATGTTGTTGCCATAGATGCACATCAAAACACCTTTCTAACTTTGCAGCAGCGCTATCCAACAGGCAAAACTAATTGGGAATGCCCTGCTGGTTTTATAGAAAACGAAACTGTAGAATCAGCTGCCAAACGCGAATTGCTAGAAGAAACAGGCATGCAGGCCGATTCTATAAAGATTATGAGTACGGTTGATATCGCAAATGGTGTAGCAGCAATAAAAAATAATGTTTGTTTAGCTAAAGACCTAAAAAAGGTAACTAACAAGCTAGATCCAGTAGACGGCATAATTGCTACAAAAAAAGTGCCCTTAGCTAAAGTTTATGACATGATTATAAATAGAGAAATTGTATGCTCGCAAAGCATAGCCGCCTTTTATATGGCCGGTAAGTATTTAGAAAGTAAAGATAAGGAGCAATAGTATATGGCAAACCTTGCAACAACAGAGTTCACCGCACATCAAACATCAATACCTGGCTTACTATTTTTTGACGTAACACAGGTTGATGATGCTCGTGGGTTTTTTCAAGAAAAATATCAAAAAGCAAAACTGGTTGCAGGAGGCATGCCCGAATCTTTTAACGTTGTACAAAATAGCCTATCTTACAATAAGCAAGCTGGTGTAACACGTGGTTTTCATGCCGAACCATGGGATAAATACATTTCTGTTGTAAAAGGCAAAGTATTTGGCGCGTGGGTAGATTTACGCAAAGGAGAAACGTTTGGCAACGTAGAGACTTATGAAATAAACCCTAATACAGCTGTGTTCTTGCCCAAAGGTGTCGCAAACGCTTTTCAAACCCTAGAACCTGATACTTACTATTTGTATAGCGTCAATGCTCATTGGAGCGCAGATAATTACGAAAAATACTGTTTTGTTAATTTAAAAGAATCTTCATTTGGCATAAAATGGCCAATTAATTTAGATACAGCAATAATTAATGACCGTGACACACAACATCCACTGTTAAAAGATGTCTCGCCAATGGAGGTTGAAGTATGAATAACGCCAAAATACTAGTAACCGGTGGCAATGGCCAACTGGGCAATGCATTAAAGCAATACTTTCCGTCTGCAGAGTATGTAGACTTAGACGAATTTAATATTAGCGACCCAGAAGTATATAAAAACAAAGATTGGTCACAGTATCAGGCTATTATAAATGCGGCCGCTTACACTAATGTAGACGGTGCAGAATCGCCAGAAGGCCGTGTAATCGCCTGGCAGGCCAACGCAAACGCACTTGCCTATATGGCGCAAGTAGCCGCGGCCAACAACCTAACCATTGTGCATGTTTCTAGTGACTATGTATTTGATGGTACAAAAGTACCACACAAAGAAGACGAGCATTTTAGCCCATTAAGCGTATATGGTGCCAGCAAAGCCGCAGGTGACCTTGCAATATCAACAATCCACAACCACTACATATTGCGCACTAGTTGGGTTGTGGGCAAAGGCAAAAACTTCGTAAAAACCATGAAAGAACTAGCAGAAAAAGGTGTCGAGCCAAAAGTAGTTAACGACCAACGTGGCCGTCTTACCTTTGCAGAAGATCTTGCAGGTGCTATTAGCCACCTACTTACCACCAAACAACCTTTTGGTACATATAATTTTACTAATAGCGGGCCTATTGTATCTTGGGCAGATATTGCCAAACTTACCTATGAAAAAACAGGTCATAATCCAAATGACGTAACTGGTGTATCTACTGTAGACTATTACGCAGGCAAAGAGGGCATTGCCCCCCGCCCACTACTAAGCGAACTAGACCTCACCAAAATAACCAACACGGGCCTTACCCCACGCGACTGGCAAACCACTCTAAATAACTACATAGAAGAACTCAATGACGAATAAATGATTATAGATAACCCAGAAGAAGTATTAGACCTTGTTAACGAACACGATGTAGTCGTAGGTACCATACTAAGAGCGGAGGTACCGCAATTAGCAGCTACCAGCAAGGGCTTCGTTAGGGCTGTAGGTGTATTTTTACAAAACTCTAAAAAACAACTATTTGTTCCAGCAAGGTCATTGCATAAAAAGCTACTACCTGGCGCATACGACTTTAGTGCAGCTGGTCACGTAGCTAGTGGCCAGTCTTATATAGAAGCTGCAGTCCAAGAAACAGCAGAAGAACTGAATATACAATTAAACACCAGCTCATTTAGGTTAATTGGTACTCTAGCGCCATTAAATGGCATACCCTACTTTAACCATATTTTTATCGTGGAATACGAAGAAACCCCCTTATACAATAAAGAAGATTTTTACAAAGCAGAGTGGCTATACCCAGAAGAATTAATCGAAAGTATTAAATCAGGCCACCCAGCAAAACAAGTAATATTACCCGCACTTAAGCTCTTATAGGTCTATCCTTACTCGGCAAACATATAGTCCATTTATTGTGATATGCGCTACTCTACACCGTCACCGACAGTGATATCCCAATCTTCTAGCTCACTATCTGGGACTTCTTTATCTCTACGGTTTGCATCTGCCCACTCGGCTCTATCATTAATGGAATAACCATAATTAAGTTTTCTCACAATATTATTAGCCCATCACCTAAAACATCGGCAAATACTTCAAAATCTTTATCAAAAGTAACCAGTGGCATATCGTTTTCTAAAGCTAAAGCTGCAATCCAAACATCATTATTGCTTAATGCTCGCCCTTTTTTTGAACATAGAACAGAAAGCTCTCCATATACTTTTGCTGTTTGGTCTGTTAAATAAATAGTCTCTACAGTATCAAGAGATATAAAACGCTTTAGTCTAATTTCGTTATCTGAAGTCCTTGAGCCTTTAGTAAAACCATACCTTAGTTCACCCAAAACAATTATTGGTATATACGCCATGGGTGCGCCAGCAAGCATTTGCAGCACAACTGGGTCAGCTCTATCTAGCGCGCTATAGACATTGGTATCAATTATCATCTTTTAGCCACTGTTTGCGTGTTAGCTCTTTTTGTATTTTGTCATCTTCTTCCCATGCACGGTATGTCGCTTCATCAATGCTATTGCTACCAATAAACCAATCAAGTGAGTCTAGTAAAGTTTTGTTCT
Proteins encoded:
- a CDS encoding dTDP-4-dehydrorhamnose 3,5-epimerase family protein, whose translation is MANLATTEFTAHQTSIPGLLFFDVTQVDDARGFFQEKYQKAKLVAGGMPESFNVVQNSLSYNKQAGVTRGFHAEPWDKYISVVKGKVFGAWVDLRKGETFGNVETYEINPNTAVFLPKGVANAFQTLEPDTYYLYSVNAHWSADNYEKYCFVNLKESSFGIKWPINLDTAIINDRDTQHPLLKDVSPMEVEV
- a CDS encoding PIN domain-containing protein, producing MIIDTNVYSALDRADPVVLQMLAGAPMAYIPIIVLGELRYGFTKGSRTSDNEIRLKRFISLDTVETIYLTDQTAKVYGELSVLCSKKGRALSNNDVWIAALALENDMPLVTFDKDFEVFADVLGDGLIIL
- the rfbB gene encoding dTDP-glucose 4,6-dehydratase; translation: MAKLLVTGGAGFIGANFVHFTLNNRPEHQVTVIDKLTYAGNPDNVESILDKIEFITGDICDKDLMDDLVAKNDIVVHFAAESHNDNSLRDPWPFINTNIVGTYTILEAVRKHNKRLHHISTDEVYGDLELNDSAKFTETTPYNASSPYSSSKASSDLLVKAWVRSFGLQATISNCSNNYGPMQHIEKMIPRQITNILSDIKPKLYGTGEQVRDWIHVDDHNAAVHTILEKGKLGELYLIGANGEQNNKTIFEMLLELMGKPKDWYDHVNDRPGHDQRYAIDSTKLQAELGWEPKYTNLKEGLQATIDWYTNNKPWWQAEKAKVEAAYAQKGQ
- a CDS encoding NUDIX hydrolase translates to MADWQKLSSKIVYENRWLIVYEDQVITPAGNESIYGYMRYRCDVVYVVAIDAHQNTFLTLQQRYPTGKTNWECPAGFIENETVESAAKRELLEETGMQADSIKIMSTVDIANGVAAIKNNVCLAKDLKKVTNKLDPVDGIIATKKVPLAKVYDMIINREIVCSQSIAAFYMAGKYLESKDKEQ
- a CDS encoding NUDIX hydrolase encodes the protein MSLQRKKLSSRIVYKNPWIKIHEDTTITPSGNKGIYGYLESRDSCMIVAVNEKQQIFLVYSYRYPSKSYGWELPGGGGDNQDLLTASKRELEEETGIIANNWEVLGSAYVCNGFMTEKMAVYLASDLSFAGKKEDSDETFEDMRFFSREKISKMIQNGDINDCQTLAGLQYYETWLQDKDTN
- a CDS encoding NUDIX domain-containing protein → MIIDNPEEVLDLVNEHDVVVGTILRAEVPQLAATSKGFVRAVGVFLQNSKKQLFVPARSLHKKLLPGAYDFSAAGHVASGQSYIEAAVQETAEELNIQLNTSSFRLIGTLAPLNGIPYFNHIFIVEYEETPLYNKEDFYKAEWLYPEELIESIKSGHPAKQVILPALKLL
- a CDS encoding NAD(P)-dependent oxidoreductase, with product MNNAKILVTGGNGQLGNALKQYFPSAEYVDLDEFNISDPEVYKNKDWSQYQAIINAAAYTNVDGAESPEGRVIAWQANANALAYMAQVAAANNLTIVHVSSDYVFDGTKVPHKEDEHFSPLSVYGASKAAGDLAISTIHNHYILRTSWVVGKGKNFVKTMKELAEKGVEPKVVNDQRGRLTFAEDLAGAISHLLTTKQPFGTYNFTNSGPIVSWADIAKLTYEKTGHNPNDVTGVSTVDYYAGKEGIAPRPLLSELDLTKITNTGLTPRDWQTTLNNYIEELNDE